A stretch of DNA from Cerasicoccus sp. TK19100:
TGCCGGAGGGTCTTCTTGAGGGCAAAGAACACATCGCGCAGCTCGGCGGCTTTCTCGAAGCGTTGCTCGGCGGCGGCCTTTTGCATTTCCGCCTCGATGTCCTTGACCCACTCCCGGGTTTTGCCGTCGAGAAACTCCAGCGCCTGGTCGACGCGCTCGTGGTACTCTTCGGTAGAGATGTCCTCCGTCTGCGCGTAAATTTCGGCCCGGGCGTCATCGTAGAGCCGCCAACGGCCGTCCTCCAGCCGCTTGGGCTTGGCGTCGCCCAGCAGGATGCCGAAGCGCTTCCGCATCTCGGCCAACGTCTTACGCAACAACCCGCTGTGGGCAAACGGCCCGAAGTAGCGCGCGCCGTCCTCCAGCTTATTGCGGGTCAGCCGGAAGCGCGGCAGCTCGCTGGAGACATCTACCCGCACCAGCAGGAACTGCTTGTTGTCCGTGAAGTCGGTGTTGTATTTGGGCTTGTACTGCTTGATCAGCTTGCCTTCGAGCAACAGCGCCTCCTGCTCACTGCGCACCTGAATGATCTCGAAATCGTGAATCAGGTCGATCATCGCAACCACCTTGGGCTGGGCAATGGCCTGCTTGCGCGAGGGCTGAAAATAAGTCGACACCCGGTTCTTCAGGCTCTTGGCCTTGCCCACGTAGAGCACCCCGCCGAAGCGATCCTTCATCAGGTACACACCCGGCCCGCTCGGCAAACGCCGCACTTTTTCCTTAAGCGTGCTGGAGATCATTTTGGGAAGTTCGAAAGGTTCATGGGGTTCGTAACGTTTGAAAGGTTGTGGCGGGAAATCAACCCATCAACTGAAATACAACCATGCGCCAATGCATCCCATTCGCAAGTCGCCAACTTTACGAACATTTCGAACCCCACGAACACTCCAAACCTTTTAAAATACCGCCTCTGGCTTGCAGGATGGGGATTTCTCCTTTGACTATGGGATGTTACGCCAAAGGTTTTGCTTATGACGCCATCGATTAAAGTCGATTTGATTACACTGGGAGACGAGCTGCTG
This window harbors:
- a CDS encoding excinuclease ABC subunit UvrC; protein product: MISSTLKEKVRRLPSGPGVYLMKDRFGGVLYVGKAKSLKNRVSTYFQPSRKQAIAQPKVVAMIDLIHDFEIIQVRSEQEALLLEGKLIKQYKPKYNTDFTDNKQFLLVRVDVSSELPRFRLTRNKLEDGARYFGPFAHSGLLRKTLAEMRKRFGILLGDAKPKRLEDGRWRLYDDARAEIYAQTEDISTEEYHERVDQALEFLDGKTREWVKDIEAEMQKAAAEQRFEKAAELRDVFFALKKTLRQQRRFVREPRLAMPGADQAADILKKCLGMPRRPQTLECFDISHISGSFVVASMVRFDGGRPDKSNYRRYRIKSFVGNDDFRAMEEVVGRRYRRLHEEEKPFPDIVVIDGGVGQVRAAMKAFLILGLEPPMLFGLAKREETIVFGDDREPINLPDYSPALHLLQRLRDEAHRFANSFNAELRSKKIRESVLDDFEGLGPVRREALMEHFRSFERLRQASVEDLQTAPGIGPKLAAQLHEFLRGS